The region TTGGGGGGTAACGAGTTTGTGAATTCAATGGCTTGATCTACCAGGCGATGAAGATCGTCTTCCTGTTGGAAGCCTTCGGGATCGACGACAATCCATCCGCGCATGACGCGCCCTGTTGGAGCAAACTCGCGTATGCCAGGCGACTTCAGTAACTGGGGATAGGCATCTGGACCGACCCGTAGAATCAAGTGGTCGTCGCGTACGCCGCAACATAAATTACCGTGCAAGAGATACGCAAAACCACCAAACATTGGCTTTCCTGTTAGCCCATCGTAGGGTCGGAGCAAACGATACAGGCGAGATGACATTTCTTCGTTGTATGCCATTAGCGGTGATGTCTCGCTGAGGAACAGTAACCGAACAATTCGATAGCTTAACGAATGTCGACTCTGCTTGTCTCCTGAAAATCTACTTAAGATGTTTCAGCAATTGTGTCGTAGGCAAACAGCGTGTCGAGCCCCTCCCCTGCCCCGCTCTTCATGACCGCAATGACGTGGTCCCCTGGATTGATGATGGTGGAGCCTCGTGGAGGAATAAAGGCATCGTTTCTCGCAATCAACGCAATCGTGACCCCTTCCGGTAGCGAAAGCTCGCTGACCTTCTTGCCTGCGGCTGGCGAGTTGCCAGCAACGGTATAGTCGACAACGTCTCCTTCGACATGCCGCAAAGAATGAATTTCCAGTTGGACTGGGGGACTGCTGGGCAGCGGTTGGTTTAGGCCAAGCTTTTTGGCCACCCACGGCAATGACCAACCTTGGATGAGGGCCGAGAGTACCACGACGAAGAAGACGACATCGAATATCAACTCGGCATTAACGATGTCGAATAGTACCGGGAATGTCGCCAAGGTAATCGGGACGGCCCCTTTCAAGCCACCCCACGTTGCCAACGTCATTTCTTTCTTTTGGAATCCAAACGGCCACAGACAAACGGCAACGGCCAGCGGTCGCGCGACGAACATCAGTACGATCGCGATGCCTAACGCCTGCCAGCTAACCGCCAACAAGCTGCTTGGAAAACATAGAAGTCCCAGGACAATAAACATGGCAATCTGAGCCAGCCATGCCAAGGCATTGTGAAAGAGTAACGTTCCTCGTTTAAACACAACACGGTTGTTGCCAATGATAATCCCCGCGAGGTAAACCGCGAGGAAACCACTTCCACCAAAGTACGAGGCCAAGCCAAACGTCATCAGGCTCATGCCGGTTGCTAGAAGTGGATATAGGCCTGCGGTGTCGAGGTTCAGCCGGTTTGTGATCCATACAATCGCGTGGCCAAAAAGAACTCCGATCAGCCCTCCTAGGAACATCTGTTTAAGGAAAAGGAGAACTAAACCTCCGCCCCAGCCGACATCCTGGGTCATGAATTCGATACAACCGATGGTTAGAAAGATCGCCATCGGGTCGTTGGAACCACTTTCGATTTCCAGCGTCGAGCCCAGTTTTTCTGGCAACGCAAAACCGCCAGTTCGCAACACGGAGAACACCGCCGCCGCATCGGTCGAGCCGACGATGCTTCCCAGCAATAGACCATTTACCAGTGGTATACCTAATATCCAGCTTGCCGCCAGCCCGGTAACCAAGGACGTGATAAGCACACCAACGGTGGCGAGCACCAGCGAAGGCTTCCAGGCCATCGAGATCGAGGTGTACGTCGTTCCTAACCCACCGTCAAAAAGAATGATGGCTAAAGCCAACGTACCTACGGCGTGCGCAATCTTATAGTCATCGAATTCAATTCCCCCGAGGCCTTCCGAGCCTGCTAGCATGCCGAGGCCTAGGAAGAGCACGAGCATAGGGACGCCATACCGAGCCGAAATCTTGCTCGTAACGACGCCCAGCAGCAGTAGCGAGCCCGCAATGAGCATCGCGTCGTCAATCCAGAACATGAAACCCCTTCACGTGAAACCTTGGGAATGGTTTC is a window of Bremerella sp. TYQ1 DNA encoding:
- a CDS encoding potassium/proton antiporter, giving the protein MFWIDDAMLIAGSLLLLGVVTSKISARYGVPMLVLFLGLGMLAGSEGLGGIEFDDYKIAHAVGTLALAIILFDGGLGTTYTSISMAWKPSLVLATVGVLITSLVTGLAASWILGIPLVNGLLLGSIVGSTDAAAVFSVLRTGGFALPEKLGSTLEIESGSNDPMAIFLTIGCIEFMTQDVGWGGGLVLLFLKQMFLGGLIGVLFGHAIVWITNRLNLDTAGLYPLLATGMSLMTFGLASYFGGSGFLAVYLAGIIIGNNRVVFKRGTLLFHNALAWLAQIAMFIVLGLLCFPSSLLAVSWQALGIAIVLMFVARPLAVAVCLWPFGFQKKEMTLATWGGLKGAVPITLATFPVLFDIVNAELIFDVVFFVVVLSALIQGWSLPWVAKKLGLNQPLPSSPPVQLEIHSLRHVEGDVVDYTVAGNSPAAGKKVSELSLPEGVTIALIARNDAFIPPRGSTIINPGDHVIAVMKSGAGEGLDTLFAYDTIAETS
- a CDS encoding TfoX/Sxy family protein: MSSRLYRLLRPYDGLTGKPMFGGFAYLLHGNLCCGVRDDHLILRVGPDAYPQLLKSPGIREFAPTGRVMRGWIVVDPEGFQQEDDLHRLVDQAIEFTNSLPPKDSSEQE